Proteins encoded within one genomic window of Camarhynchus parvulus chromosome 14, STF_HiC, whole genome shotgun sequence:
- the C14H16orf91 gene encoding protein CCSMST1 has product MNAERAICGHYAASCGAVRHAPGPGSCRPCPHRGSCVEPRPSPPSPRASASAPAHVKWGMVRALGRWRARRAPCLPGPRRGLARRRNPEDAAGAGPEGKGPIPFSGSKPSPRFWSVRRSMGNDHERPSVKVLPLSVLGAGQLLWCVFTENRETDERLEAVLFGQIVDSDTAQESNAPLQLLKEN; this is encoded by the exons ATGAACGCCGAACGCGCCATCTGCGGTCACTATGCCGCCTCCTGTGGTGCGGTTCGGCACGCCCCTGGCCCAGGGTCCTGTCGGCCTTGCCCTCACCGCGGCAGCTGCGTTGAGCCGCGGCCCAGCCCACCGAGCCCTCGCGCTTCCGCTTCCGCTCCGGCTCACGTAAAGTGGGGGATGGTCCGGGCGCTGGGTCGCTGGCG GGCGCGGCGAGCCCCGTGTCTGCCCGGGCCTCGGCGGGGGCTGGCACGACGGCGGAACCCGGAGGATGCGGCGGGCGCGGGTCCGGAGGGCAAGGGGCCCATTCCCTTCTCCGGCAGCAAGCCCAGTCCGCGGTTTTGGAGCGTTAGGCGGTCGATGGGGAACGACCACGAGAGGCCGTCGGTGAAGGTGCTGCCTCTTAGTGTGCTAGGCGCAGGGCAGTTGCTATGGTGTGTGTTCACAGAGAACAGGGAGACCGACGAGCGACTGGAAGCGGTTCTCTTCGGCCAGATCGTGGACTCAGATACGGCCCAGGAAAGCAATGCTcctcttcagctgctgaaagaGAACTGA